A region of the Pseudomonas asiatica genome:
ACCGGGCAAAGGCGCCGCAACCGGTCAATACTGGCCAGTGGCTGCACATCCTTTGATGAATAAGCGTTTAACTACTGAACTTCCTTACCAAAACCCGCTCCTATGCCGGTAGCCATTGGTCATGGCCGCCTGCTAAGCTCGCGGCTTTACCCTGATTGCCCTTTTGGCGCATGAACAAGGAAATAGCATGAAACAGCATCGTTTGGCGGCTGCGGTTGCCCTGGTAGGCCTGGTACTGGCTGGCTGTGATCAACAGACCAGCAGCCCCGAGCTGAAGACTCCGGCACAGAAAGCCTCCTACGGTATCGGCCTGAACATGGGCAAGAGCCTGGCTCAGGAAGGCATGGAAGACCTTGATTCGAAAGCAGTCGCCCTCGGCATCGAAGACGCCGTTGGCAAGAAGGAACAGCGCATCAAGGACGAAGAGCTGGTAGAGGCCTTCACCGCGCTGCAGAAGCGTGCCGAAGAGCGCCTGGCCAAGGCCAGCGAAGAAGCCGCCTCCGCCGGCAAGAAGTTCCTCGAGGAAAACGCCAAGAAGCCAGGCGTGGTCACCACTGCTTCGGGCCTGCAGTACGAAGTGGTCAAGAAGGCCGACGGCCCGCAGCCCAAGGCGACCGACGTGGTCACCGTCCACTACGAAGGCAAGCTGATCGATGGCAAGGTGTTCGACAGCTCCGTCGAGCGCGGCAGCCCGATCGACCTGCCGGTCAGCGGCGTGATCCCGGGTTGGGTCGAAGGCCTGCAGCTGATGCACGTCGGCGAGAAGTACAAGCTGTTCATCCCGGCTGAACTGGCCTACGGTGCGCAGAGCCCAAGCCCGCTGATCCCGGCCAACTCGGTACTGGTATTCGACCTGGAACTGATCGCCATCAAGGATCCGGCCCAGCTGCAAGGTGCCGAGCCGGAAGCGGAAGCTCCTGCCGAGGCCCCGGCCGAAGCGCCTGCCAAGTAACATTGGCTGGCCCACGCAAAACGCCCCGTCCTGACGGGGCGTTTTCGTTTGTGCCGGGTAGTTGGACGAACCTGCAACTGCTGATACTGTCCGAGGAAATGCAGCGTGAAGAAGCAGAATGCTTCTGACGCAAACCGTTTGCGGCGTACGCACCCAAGGTGTGAAACGACTGTGTAAAAAACGCCCGATCTGACCGGGGCCCTTGCCTGGCAGGCTCCTGGGGTCGGAAACGTCGCCCTGTTCACAAGGTTATCCACAATAAATGTGGATAACCTTTTCCTCTTGGAGGCTCCATGAGCGCACCCTGGAATTTCGCCCGTTTCCTGCCCTTGGCCGAGCGCCTGCTCAGCCGTGGCCGGTTGCCGGCCTTGCTGTTTGCGGTAGCCCGCAAAGGCCCGCGCATCGGCCAGTTGCGCGAAGACGTGAAGCTGCTGCAGTCGCTGTGCCTGGCCTGGTGGCGCGGCGAGTACCGCGCCATCAGCCCCAAGGCGCTGGTCACCATCGTCGCCGGGCTGCTGTATTTCGTCAGCCCCATCGACGCAATCCCCGACTGGCTGCTGGGCGTGGGTTTTCTAGACGACATCGCGGTACTGGGTTGGGTGCTGAAGACCGTGGCCGACGAACTGGCGCGCTTCAAGGCCTGGCGCGACAGCCAGGCGCCCGAGCGGCTGCGCGTGGTCGAGCGCCTGCCGGCCACCCCCGAAGCGCTGCGGTTGGAACGCAACACGCAGTGAAACTGGCCGCAACCGCAGCGCAACTGCACAGACCCCAGAGTTGGTAATATAATTGGCATAAGGGTTATGCCTACGGATTACATGCTGTAATCCTTTTTAAAGGGGTTTGTAATGGGTATTCAGGTCATCAGCCGGGACGGTCAACCCGAGTACGTCGTCGTTCCCTGGGAACAGTACCAGGCACTGCTCAAGGCCGCAGGGCAGGCACCTGCCGAGGTGCTTGCCAGTGAAGCGCAGGGCGATGCAGCCAGTGCGCCATTGCCGGCCTTCAGCGAAGTGGCACAGATTCGCCAGGCCAAGGGCATTGCCCCTGAGCAACTGGCGCGCAATGTCGGGGTAAGCCCGGCTTACCTGGCCATGATCGAATCGGGCGAACGCCAGCCGGATGCTGCCATCCGCCGAGCCCTGGCCTGGCATCTGGGGGTGGCTGGCTGGAGCGAGCCATCATGAGCCAGGTCAGGATCAGCCGTCAGCACTGGGATAACCTGCTGGGCGAGCTTGACCTGGCCCGTCGTCAACGTCACTTGCTGACGTATCGAGCGCTCATCGAGCGCTTGCAGTTGCCCAGCCCGGCCATGCAGACGCTGACAGCCGCGCTGGAGTACCTGGCGGTGCTGGATGCCCGCGCCGAGCAGCCATTACGCAGCTCGCTGGTGATCAGCCAGGGTGCCAGCCGTTTGCCGCGTACCGGTTTTTTTGAGTGCGTTGAACGGTTGGGCCGATTTTCCGGGCCGGTCGACGGCATGGAAGCGGCCTCATGGCATGCCTCCGAGGTGGTCAGGGTGTTCGAGTACAGCTACCCCGAAACGGCCTGAAGCGTTACCTGTTCCGGCCTCTTCGCGGGCACGCCCGCTCCCACAGGTTCACCACAGGTCTTGAGTCTTGTGTTGTACCTGTGGGAGCGGGTTTACCCGCGAAGAGGCCGGAACAGGCAAAGCATCTCTGTGGATCAGCCCACAAGCCCTGCCATCGGCATCTACCACCGCCAATGACTCCAGGTGCCGGTGCCGGCCAAACAACTCCAGCAACTGCCCAATCGTCGCATTGAGCCGCACCGTCGGCTGTCCGGCCTGCGGAACGTTCATCAGCGCTGGTAGCGGCCGGCTTTCGCGCACCCCCAGCTCCTGCGGCCGCCCCAGCAGGTAGCCCTGCACCAAGTCCACGCCCATCTCCACCAGCACCGCCAGCTCTTCCGCCAGCTCGATGCCTTCGGCAATTACCTGCGCCTTCGACGCCCGGGCAATCTGCAATATCGAACCGACGAATTCACGCTTGAGCGGGTCGCGGTGGATGCCGTCGATGAAATGGCGGTCGATCTTCACGTATTCGGGGCGCAGCTCCGACCACAGGCGCAGGCTCGAATAACCCGCCCCCAGATCGTCGATGGCAATCGAGAAGCCCATGTCCCGGTAGTGGTGCAGGGCATTGGACAGCAGCTGGAAGTCGTCGGTCGGGGTATGTTCGGTCAGCTCGATCACCACCCGGCTGGGCGGCAGGCCAACCTGTTCGAGCAGTTTCAGGGTCTGCCCGGAGGGGTAGTGCGGCTCCAGCAGCGATTCCGGCGAGATGTTGAGAAACAGCTTGCCCTGCAGCTGCTGTTCGCTGAAACGCCGGCAGGCGCTTTCCCGGCAGGCAGCCTCCAGCTCGGTCAGGCGGCCGGCCTGGCGGGCGATGGTAAACAGGTTCAGTGGTGCGTGCAGCGGGCTGTTGGACGGCCCTCGGCTCAATGCTTCATGGCCGAAAACCCGTTGCTCGCTCAGGCACATGATCGGCTGGAACAGACTGTGGATGCTGCGTTGAGCCAGGATGGCACTCAAGGCACTGAGCTGTTCGGCGACGGTCATGACGTATTCCTGAAAATGAAAGGGCCGGGCGTTTCCACGCCCGGCCCCTCTATTTCACGACAGCGCGATGACTGTTTGATGACAAGTGAAGCTAATTTGCCATCATTGCCGCAGTGCCTTACTTCTTGGCCACCTTGGTGCTCGCACTCAGGTAGTCGATCAGGATGCGACCAGTTTCCGACAGATAGGCATCGTCTTCCGGCTTGGTGTTTTCATCCTCGGTCGGCAGCGCGTCCTCGTCCTCTTTCTTCAGCTCCTTCAGCGGCTCTTCACCCTTGGCCTTGCGGCGGATGTTCTCCAGCGCCAGCTGCTTGGCCTCGATTTCGTCGTGGCGTGCACGGCGGTCCTGCTCGTTGAGGCTGACGGTCTTCTCGTTCATCAGCTTCTGGGTCAGGGCCAGGCGGTCGCGGATGTAGGTGAACTCCGCGTCCTTGTCGCTGCGCGCTTCATGCTGCGCCTTGAGTTGGGCCAGGAACGGCTTGAACGGGTCGGCCGCCGGCTTGACCACCGGGCGAATGGTGTCCCATGGCATGGCCTCGGGCAGGGCGCTCTCGCCGATTTCCTTGGTGTCGATGATCGACGGGTAGTCGATGTCCGGCAGCACGCCCTGGTGCTGGGTGCTCTGCCCGGAAACCCGGTAGAACTTGGCCAGGGTCAGCTTCAGCTCGCCATGGTTGAGTGGCTGGATGGTCTGCACGGTGCCCTTGCCGAAGGTCTGGCCACCGATGATCAGCGCACGGTGGTAGTCCTGCATGGCACCGGCGAAAATCTCCGAAGCCGAGGCCGACAGGCGGTTGACCAGTAGCGCCAGCGGGCCCTTGTAGAAGGCACCGGGGTTTTCGTCTTCCAGCACGTCGACACGGCCGTCGCTGTTGCGCACCAGCACGGTCGGGCCTTTCTCGATGAACAGGCTGGTCAGCTCGGTGGCTTCCTGCAGCGAGCCGCCGCCGTTGTTGCGCAGGTCGATGACCACGCCGTCGACTTTTTCTTTCTGCAGTTCGGTGAGCAGCTTCTTCACGTCCCGCGTGGTGCTCTTGTACTCCGGGTCACCGGCGCGGTAGGCCTTGAAGTCGAGGTAGAAGGCCGGGATCTCGATGATGCCCAGCTTGTAGTCACGCCCGTCCTGCTTGAGCTTGAGCACCGACTTCTTCGCTGCCTGCTCTTCGAGCTTCACCGCCTCGCGGGTGATCGACACGATCTTGCTGGTCTGGTCGCTAGGCGCGTTGCTCGCCGGGATGATCTCCAGGCGCACCACCGAGCCTTTCGGGCCGCGGATCAGCTTGACCACTTCGTCCAGGCGCCAGCCGACCACGTCGACCATTTCCTTGTTGCCCTGGGCCACGCCGATGATCTTGTCGGCCGGTGCCACCTGCTTGGTCTTGGCCGCCGGGCCAGCCGGCACCAGGCGCACGATCTTGACCTGGTCGTTGTCGCTTTGCAGCACTGCGCCGATACCTTCCAGCGACAGGCTCATGTTGATGTCGAAGTTTTCCGCGTTGTCCGGCGACAGGTAGTTGGTGTGCGGGTCGTAGGACTGGGCGAAGGTATTGATGTAGGCCTGGAAGATGTCCTCGGCACGGGTCTGGTCCAGGCGCGACAGCTGGTTCTTGTAGCGCTTGGTCAGGGTTTCCTGGATTTGCTTGGGTTCCTTGCCGGCGATCTTCTGGCGCAGCACTTCGTCCTTGACGCGTTTGCGCCACAAATCGTCGAGCTCGGCCTGGTCCTTCATCCATGGGGCGTCCTTGCGGTCGATCAGCAAGGTTTCCTTGGCGTTGAAGTCGATCTTGTCCACGCCCTTGTTCAGCTCGGCCAGGGCGAAGTCCAGGCGTTGCTTGACGCGGTCCAGGTAGCGTTTGTAGATGGTGAAGCCCGGGTCCAGGTTACCGCTCTTGAGGAAATCGTCGAATTGCGTTTTCCATTTGTCGAATTCGGCGATGTCGGCAGCGGTGAAGTAGCTGCGCGCCGGGTCCAGCAGCTTGATGTAGCTGTCATAGATGATGACCGAACGGGCGTCGTCCAGCGGCGGCTTGCTGTAGTGGTGGCGCTTGAGCAATTCCACCACGTTGAGGCTGGCGACGATCTCGTCGCGGTCCGGCTGCAGGCTGTCCCACTTGTTGGCGGCCGCCGCATTGCCGCCGAGCGTGAGGCTGCCCAGGCCGATGATCAGCGCCAGGGCGGTGCTTGGGAGGAAATGCTTCATGCTGATTCGACGTGGAGACAATTGATCACGCATAGTAGGCCGTCTTTTCTGTTCACCGGTTGCAAAAAACCGGATGCATACTGCAAAAAGCCTGGGGACTTGGCGTTCCCAGGCTCGGTCATATGATTCAACTATGGAGGCACTGTGAAGGCATTGCAAGGCGTTGACGGACATGTGGCTTGGGTCGAGGCTGAGCGCCCGGCCTGCGACGCGGGTCAAGTGCGCATTCGCGTGGCCGCAGCGGGGCTGAACCGCGCCGATCTGCTGCAGATGAAAGGTTTGTATCCACCACCACCAGGCGCCAGCCCCTACATGGGCCTGGAGTGCGCCGGGGTGATCGAGGAAGTGGGTGCCGGTGCCGACTGGCGGGTGGGTGACCGGGTGTGCGCGCTGCTGGCAAGCGGCGCCATGGCCGAGGAAGTGGTGGTGGATGCCCGCCACGTGCTGCCTGTGCCCGAAGGCCTGAGCCTGCACGAGGCGGCGGCGTTGCCGGAGGTGTATGCCACTGCCTGGCTGAACATCTTCCAGCTGGGTGGCGTTAAAGCTGGCGAGAAAGTGCTGGTGCACGCTGGCGCCAGCGGCGTTGGCTCGGCCGCCATCCAGCTGTGCAAGGCATTCGGCAGCCCGGTGTGGGTCAGCGTCGGTTCGCAGGACCGCCTGGCCTACTGCGAGGCGCTGGGCGCCGCCGGCGGTGTGGTACGCAACGAGAACCTGGAGGCGCTGGAAGGTTTCGGCCCGTTCGATGTGATTCTCGACCCGGTGGGCGCCAGCTACGGCGAGCTCAACCTCAAGCTGCTGGCGCGTGACGGGCGCTGGGTGATCATCGGCCTGATGGGCGGGCGCAAGTTCGAACTGGACCTGGCACAGGTACTGGGCAAGCGCCTGGAGATTACCGGCTCCACGCTGCGCAACCGCGATGACGGCTTCAAGGCCGAGTTGCTGCGCGATTTGCAGCAGCAGGTTTGGCCGCTGTTTGCCGAAGGGCGCCTGTCGCCGCAGCTGGTGGATACCTACCCGGTGGAGTTTGCCCAGGCGGCGTATGCCGAGCTTGAGACCAACCAGGTGTCGGGCAAGCTGGTGATGGTGATCGACCCTAGCCTGGTGTAAGCAGGCCTGGCCCCTTCGCGGGTGAACCCGCTCCCACAGGGATTACCACAGGCTTGAAAACTGTGTGGTCCCTGTGGGAGCGGGTTTACCCGCGAAAGGGCCGGTGCAGGCGATGTGATTACCTCAGGCCCAGCTCAGGATCGGCCACTTGTTGATCTCGGCATGCTCCCGCAACACCGCATCCGGGTTCACCACATGCGGATGATCCACCTTCAACAACAACGGCAAATCGTTCCGCGAGTCGGAATAGAAACTCGCCCCCTCCAGGTTCTCCTGCTCCTGGTCCAGCCACTCCAGCAACCGCGTGATCTTCCCTTCGCGGTAGGTCAGCACCCCATGGGTCTTGCCGGTATAAACCCCGTTCACCGCCTCCAGTTCGATCGCCAGGTATTCGTCCACCCCCAGCCGCGCCGCAATCGGCCCGACCAGGTGCGTACCCGACGCCGAAATGATCAGGATGCGATCCCCGCGCTTGCGGTGCTCGGCAATGCAGCGGCAGGCGTCGCCGTAGATAATCGGCTCGATCACCTCTTCGACCCACGGCGCCACCAGGTGCTCGACCTCTTCCAGGGTGCGCCCGGCAATCGGCTCCAGGCTGAAGGCCATGTAGTCCTCCATCTGCAGGTGGCCCTTGCCATAGGCCTCCATCAACTCATGGTCGCGGCGCAGGAAGTCCTTGCCGTCGACCCAGCCCAGCCGGGCCATCTGCTCGCTCCACAGCGACGCGCAGTCGCCGTGGATCAGGGTTTCGTCCAGATCGAAAATTGCCAGTGCCATGGTGTTGATTCTCCTTAGGCCACTTCTCGTAGCGCCGTGGGGTCGATCGACAAGCTTACCCGTTGCCCGTCCGCGTGCAGGTCGGACGGTGAGCGGTTGAGCACGTCGACCACCAGTTCCACCTCGCGTACCCGCACCCGGTAGCGGATCACGTTGCCCAGCAGGCTGTGGCTGCGCACTTCGGCGTCCAGTTCGCCGTTGATGCCCAGGGTGATCGACTCGGGGCGGATCGCCAGGCGGCTGGCCACCGGGCGCTGCAGCAGGCGGCTGGCGCTGTCGGCGTCGAGCAGGTTGTAGTTGCCGATGAAGCCGGCGGCAAACAGGTCCACCGGCGCGGTGTAGAGGGTTTCGGCATCGCCGCTCTGGACGATGCGGCCCTGGTTCATCAGGAAGATGCGATCGGACATGGTCAGCGCTTCTTCCTGGTCGTGGGTGACGAAGATGGTGGTCAGCCCCAGCTCGCGCTGGATGGCGCGGATCTGCTCGCGCAGGTGCTTGCGGATGCGCGCATCCAGCGCCGACAGCGGCTCGTCGAGCAGCAGCAGGCGCGGGCGGGTGACCAGCGAACGGGCCAGGGCCACGCGCTGGCACTGGCCGCCGGACAACT
Encoded here:
- a CDS encoding FKBP-type peptidyl-prolyl cis-trans isomerase; the protein is MKQHRLAAAVALVGLVLAGCDQQTSSPELKTPAQKASYGIGLNMGKSLAQEGMEDLDSKAVALGIEDAVGKKEQRIKDEELVEAFTALQKRAEERLAKASEEAASAGKKFLEENAKKPGVVTTASGLQYEVVKKADGPQPKATDVVTVHYEGKLIDGKVFDSSVERGSPIDLPVSGVIPGWVEGLQLMHVGEKYKLFIPAELAYGAQSPSPLIPANSVLVFDLELIAIKDPAQLQGAEPEAEAPAEAPAEAPAK
- a CDS encoding YkvA family protein, whose amino-acid sequence is MSAPWNFARFLPLAERLLSRGRLPALLFAVARKGPRIGQLREDVKLLQSLCLAWWRGEYRAISPKALVTIVAGLLYFVSPIDAIPDWLLGVGFLDDIAVLGWVLKTVADELARFKAWRDSQAPERLRVVERLPATPEALRLERNTQ
- a CDS encoding helix-turn-helix domain-containing protein, which gives rise to MGIQVISRDGQPEYVVVPWEQYQALLKAAGQAPAEVLASEAQGDAASAPLPAFSEVAQIRQAKGIAPEQLARNVGVSPAYLAMIESGERQPDAAIRRALAWHLGVAGWSEPS
- a CDS encoding EAL domain-containing protein codes for the protein MTVAEQLSALSAILAQRSIHSLFQPIMCLSEQRVFGHEALSRGPSNSPLHAPLNLFTIARQAGRLTELEAACRESACRRFSEQQLQGKLFLNISPESLLEPHYPSGQTLKLLEQVGLPPSRVVIELTEHTPTDDFQLLSNALHHYRDMGFSIAIDDLGAGYSSLRLWSELRPEYVKIDRHFIDGIHRDPLKREFVGSILQIARASKAQVIAEGIELAEELAVLVEMGVDLVQGYLLGRPQELGVRESRPLPALMNVPQAGQPTVRLNATIGQLLELFGRHRHLESLAVVDADGRACGLIHRDALPVPASSRVNPLPQVQHKTQDLW
- a CDS encoding carboxy terminal-processing peptidase, which translates into the protein MKHFLPSTALALIIGLGSLTLGGNAAAANKWDSLQPDRDEIVASLNVVELLKRHHYSKPPLDDARSVIIYDSYIKLLDPARSYFTAADIAEFDKWKTQFDDFLKSGNLDPGFTIYKRYLDRVKQRLDFALAELNKGVDKIDFNAKETLLIDRKDAPWMKDQAELDDLWRKRVKDEVLRQKIAGKEPKQIQETLTKRYKNQLSRLDQTRAEDIFQAYINTFAQSYDPHTNYLSPDNAENFDINMSLSLEGIGAVLQSDNDQVKIVRLVPAGPAAKTKQVAPADKIIGVAQGNKEMVDVVGWRLDEVVKLIRGPKGSVVRLEIIPASNAPSDQTSKIVSITREAVKLEEQAAKKSVLKLKQDGRDYKLGIIEIPAFYLDFKAYRAGDPEYKSTTRDVKKLLTELQKEKVDGVVIDLRNNGGGSLQEATELTSLFIEKGPTVLVRNSDGRVDVLEDENPGAFYKGPLALLVNRLSASASEIFAGAMQDYHRALIIGGQTFGKGTVQTIQPLNHGELKLTLAKFYRVSGQSTQHQGVLPDIDYPSIIDTKEIGESALPEAMPWDTIRPVVKPAADPFKPFLAQLKAQHEARSDKDAEFTYIRDRLALTQKLMNEKTVSLNEQDRRARHDEIEAKQLALENIRRKAKGEEPLKELKKEDEDALPTEDENTKPEDDAYLSETGRILIDYLSASTKVAKK
- a CDS encoding NAD(P)H-quinone oxidoreductase, with translation MKALQGVDGHVAWVEAERPACDAGQVRIRVAAAGLNRADLLQMKGLYPPPPGASPYMGLECAGVIEEVGAGADWRVGDRVCALLASGAMAEEVVVDARHVLPVPEGLSLHEAAALPEVYATAWLNIFQLGGVKAGEKVLVHAGASGVGSAAIQLCKAFGSPVWVSVGSQDRLAYCEALGAAGGVVRNENLEALEGFGPFDVILDPVGASYGELNLKLLARDGRWVIIGLMGGRKFELDLAQVLGKRLEITGSTLRNRDDGFKAELLRDLQQQVWPLFAEGRLSPQLVDTYPVEFAQAAYAELETNQVSGKLVMVIDPSLV
- a CDS encoding HAD family hydrolase, which gives rise to MALAIFDLDETLIHGDCASLWSEQMARLGWVDGKDFLRRDHELMEAYGKGHLQMEDYMAFSLEPIAGRTLEEVEHLVAPWVEEVIEPIIYGDACRCIAEHRKRGDRILIISASGTHLVGPIAARLGVDEYLAIELEAVNGVYTGKTHGVLTYREGKITRLLEWLDQEQENLEGASFYSDSRNDLPLLLKVDHPHVVNPDAVLREHAEINKWPILSWA
- a CDS encoding ABC transporter ATP-binding protein → MSFVSVQKLQKSYAGSPVFENIDCRIERGEFVTLLGPSGCGKSTLLRCIAGLTPVDSGQILLDGHDIVPLSPQKRGIGMVFQSYALFPNMTVEQNVAFGLRMQKVKADESQARVREALELVELGNFAGRYPHQLSGGQCQRVALARSLVTRPRLLLLDEPLSALDARIRKHLREQIRAIQRELGLTTIFVTHDQEEALTMSDRIFLMNQGRIVQSGDAETLYTAPVDLFAAGFIGNYNLLDADSASRLLQRPVASRLAIRPESITLGINGELDAEVRSHSLLGNVIRYRVRVREVELVVDVLNRSPSDLHADGQRVSLSIDPTALREVA